A genomic stretch from Helianthus annuus cultivar XRQ/B chromosome 1, HanXRQr2.0-SUNRISE, whole genome shotgun sequence includes:
- the LOC110924845 gene encoding protein MANNAN SYNTHESIS-RELATED 1 isoform X2 produces MNCFDFEEPEESKGFVTFSLTNGPEYHVSQITDAVVVARYLKATLVIPDIRGSQLGDWRNFGDIYDIEKFVSSLDGVVKVVKSQPSELSTKDLAVLRIPNRVTEEYIANNIEPVFKTKGHVRLATYFPSVNMKRTCTPENEERNLVGCLAMFGSLELQPEVREVVDSIVERLQTLSRRSDSEFVAVDLRLDMLDQKGCQGSKKCYGPDEIALFLKKLVFDKNSAVYLTQSRWDNSHDSLKDIFPKTYTKELIMPMDKKQKFLGSDSSEYITKEYPSEKVIDFYVRSESDVFVPAISGLFYANVTGKRIGSGKTKIVVPDDSASAGSELGNYISRYVSKKTHMAYSGFC; encoded by the exons ATGAACTGCTTCGATTTCG AAGAACCAGAAGAATCTAAAGGGTTTGTCACATTCTCATTAACCAATGGACCTGAATATCATGTTTCTCAG ATTACAGATGCAGTAGTAGTGGCAAGATACCTCAAGGCAACACTTGTGATTCCGGACATTAGGGGAAGCCAGCTTGGCGATTGGAG GAACTTTGGAGATATTTACGACATTGAAAAGTTCGTAAGTAGTCTAGACGGAGTGGTAAAAGTAGTAAAATCCCAACCTTCCGAATTATCAACAAAAGATCTCGCTGTTTTAAGAATTCCAAATCGAGTAACCGAAGAATACATCGCAAACAACATCGAACCCGTGTTTAAAACCAAAGGACACGTAAGGTTAGCAACTTACTTCCCTTCCGTGAACATGAAAAGGACCTGCACACCCGAAAACGAAGAGAGAAATTTAGTCGGATGTTTAGCGATGTTCGGATCACTTGAGCTACAACCAGAGGTTCGCGAAGTGGTTGACTCGATCGTTGAACGGCTCCAAACGTTGAGCCGTAGGTCAGACAGTGAGTTTGTTGCAGTTGACTTGAGGCTCGATATGCTGGATCAAAAGGGTTGCCAGGGTTCGAAAAAATGTTACGGCCCAGACGAGATCGCATTGTTCTTAAAGAAGTTAGTGTTTGATAAAAACAGTGCGGTTTATTTGACGCAATCTAGGTGGGATAACAGTCATGATTCATTGAAAGATATCTTCCCAAAAACTTACACAAAG GAATTGATTATGCCGATGGATAAGAAGCAGAAGTTTTTGGGATCGGATTCATCAGAGTACATTACAAAGGAAT ATCCCTCTGAAAAAGTGATCGACTTTTACGTACGTTCAGAGAGTGATGTGTTCGTGCCCGCAATTTCGGGGTTGTTTTACGCAAATGTTACAGGTAAAAGAATAGGTTCAGGGAAGACTAAAATAGTGGTTCCTGATGATTCTGCATCCGCTGGTTCTGAACTGGGAAATTATATTTCGAGATATGTATCGAAGAAGACCCACATGGCGTATTCCGGTTTCTGCTAG
- the LOC110924845 gene encoding protein MANNAN SYNTHESIS-RELATED 1 isoform X1, translated as MNCFDFEEPEESKGFVTFSLTNGPEYHVSQITDAVVVARYLKATLVIPDIRGSQLGDWRNFGDIYDIEKFVSSLDGVVKVVKSQPSELSTKDLAVLRIPNRVTEEYIANNIEPVFKTKGHVRLATYFPSVNMKRTCTPENEERNLVGCLAMFGSLELQPEVREVVDSIVERLQTLSRRSDSEFVAVDLRLDMLDQKGCQGSKKCYGPDEIALFLKKLVFDKNSAVYLTQSRWDNSHDSLKDIFPKTYTKELIMPMDKKQKFLGSDSSEYITKECY; from the exons ATGAACTGCTTCGATTTCG AAGAACCAGAAGAATCTAAAGGGTTTGTCACATTCTCATTAACCAATGGACCTGAATATCATGTTTCTCAG ATTACAGATGCAGTAGTAGTGGCAAGATACCTCAAGGCAACACTTGTGATTCCGGACATTAGGGGAAGCCAGCTTGGCGATTGGAG GAACTTTGGAGATATTTACGACATTGAAAAGTTCGTAAGTAGTCTAGACGGAGTGGTAAAAGTAGTAAAATCCCAACCTTCCGAATTATCAACAAAAGATCTCGCTGTTTTAAGAATTCCAAATCGAGTAACCGAAGAATACATCGCAAACAACATCGAACCCGTGTTTAAAACCAAAGGACACGTAAGGTTAGCAACTTACTTCCCTTCCGTGAACATGAAAAGGACCTGCACACCCGAAAACGAAGAGAGAAATTTAGTCGGATGTTTAGCGATGTTCGGATCACTTGAGCTACAACCAGAGGTTCGCGAAGTGGTTGACTCGATCGTTGAACGGCTCCAAACGTTGAGCCGTAGGTCAGACAGTGAGTTTGTTGCAGTTGACTTGAGGCTCGATATGCTGGATCAAAAGGGTTGCCAGGGTTCGAAAAAATGTTACGGCCCAGACGAGATCGCATTGTTCTTAAAGAAGTTAGTGTTTGATAAAAACAGTGCGGTTTATTTGACGCAATCTAGGTGGGATAACAGTCATGATTCATTGAAAGATATCTTCCCAAAAACTTACACAAAG GAATTGATTATGCCGATGGATAAGAAGCAGAAGTTTTTGGGATCGGATTCATCAGAGTACATTACAAAGGAATGTTACTAA